A single region of the Winslowiella toletana genome encodes:
- the rplL gene encoding 50S ribosomal protein L7/L12 codes for MSITKDQIIEGVAALSVMEIVELISAMEEKFGVSAAAAVAGPAAAAEAVEEKTEFDVVLKAIGANKVAVIKAVRGATGLGLKEAKDLVESAPATLKEGISKDDAEALKKALEEAGAEVEVK; via the coding sequence ATGTCAATTACTAAAGACCAAATCATTGAAGGCGTTGCAGCTCTGTCTGTAATGGAAATCGTTGAACTGATCTCCGCTATGGAAGAGAAATTCGGCGTGTCAGCTGCTGCTGCTGTTGCAGGTCCAGCTGCTGCTGCTGAAGCTGTTGAAGAAAAAACTGAATTCGACGTTGTACTGAAAGCTATCGGCGCTAACAAAGTTGCTGTTATCAAAGCAGTACGTGGCGCAACTGGTCTGGGCCTGAAAGAAGCTAAAGACCTGGTTGAGTCTGCACCAGCAACTCTGAAAGAAGGCATCAGCAAAGATGACGCCGAAGCCCTGAAAAAGGCTCTGGAAGAAGCTGGCGCTGAAGTTGAAGTCAAATAA
- the rplJ gene encoding 50S ribosomal protein L10, producing the protein MALNLQDKQAIVAEVSEVAKGALSAVVADSRGVTVDKMTELRKAGREAGVYMRVVRNTLLRRVVEGTQFECLKDTFVGPTLIAYSMEHPGAAARLFKEFAKANAKFEVKAAAFEGELITAANIDRLATLPTYDEAIARLMATMKEAAAGKLVRTLAAVRDQKEAEAA; encoded by the coding sequence ATGGCATTAAATCTTCAAGACAAACAAGCGATTGTTGCTGAAGTCAGCGAAGTAGCCAAAGGCGCGCTGTCTGCGGTAGTTGCGGATTCTCGTGGCGTTACCGTTGACAAAATGACCGAACTGCGTAAAGCAGGTCGTGAAGCTGGCGTTTACATGCGTGTTGTTCGTAACACCCTGCTGCGCCGCGTCGTTGAGGGTACTCAGTTTGAGTGCCTGAAAGACACGTTTGTTGGTCCGACCCTGATTGCATACTCTATGGAACACCCGGGCGCTGCTGCTCGTCTGTTCAAAGAGTTCGCGAAAGCGAATGCAAAATTTGAGGTCAAAGCTGCAGCCTTTGAAGGCGAGTTAATCACCGCGGCCAATATTGACCGTCTGGCGACTCTGCCAACTTACGATGAAGCAATCGCACGCCTGATGGCAACCATGAAAGAAGCCGCTGCCGGCAAACTGGTTCGCACTCTGGCTGCTGTACGCGATCAGAAAGAAGCAGAAGCTGCTTAA
- the rplA gene encoding 50S ribosomal protein L1 — protein sequence MAKLTKRMRVIRDKVDSTKQYDINEAVALLKELATAKFVESVDVAVNLGIDARKSDQNVRGATVLPNGTGRSVRVAVFTQGANAEAAKAAGAELVGMEDLADQIKKGEMNFDVVIASPDAMRVVGQLGQVLGPRGLMPNPKVGTVTPNVAEAVKNAKAGQVRYRNDKNGIIHTTIGKVDFDTDKLKENLEALLIALKKAKPSQAKGVFIKKVSLSTTMGAGVAVDQSGLNAVAN from the coding sequence ATGGCTAAGCTGACCAAGCGCATGCGTGTGATCCGTGACAAAGTTGATTCAACTAAACAGTATGATATCAACGAAGCTGTTGCTCTGCTGAAAGAACTGGCTACTGCTAAGTTCGTAGAAAGCGTTGACGTAGCTGTAAACCTGGGCATCGATGCTCGTAAATCTGATCAGAACGTTCGCGGTGCAACTGTACTGCCTAACGGTACTGGCCGTTCCGTTCGCGTAGCCGTATTTACTCAGGGCGCAAACGCTGAAGCTGCTAAAGCTGCAGGCGCTGAGCTGGTAGGTATGGAAGATCTGGCTGACCAGATCAAAAAAGGCGAAATGAACTTCGACGTAGTTATCGCATCTCCAGATGCAATGCGCGTTGTTGGCCAGCTGGGTCAGGTTCTGGGCCCACGTGGTCTGATGCCAAACCCGAAAGTTGGTACTGTAACTCCTAACGTTGCTGAAGCAGTTAAGAACGCTAAAGCAGGTCAGGTTCGTTATCGTAACGACAAAAACGGTATCATCCATACCACTATCGGTAAGGTTGATTTCGATACAGACAAACTGAAAGAAAACCTGGAAGCCCTGCTGATTGCGCTGAAAAAAGCGAAACCATCTCAGGCTAAAGGCGTTTTCATCAAGAAAGTTAGCCTGTCCACCACCATGGGCGCTGGCGTAGCTGTAGATCAGTCTGGTCTGAATGCAGTAGCGAACTAA
- the rplK gene encoding 50S ribosomal protein L11, which produces MAKKVQAYVKLQVSAGMANPSPPVGPALGQQGVNIMEFCKAFNAKTESLEKGLPIPVVITVYSDRSFTFITKTPPAAVLLKKAAGIKSGSGKPNKDKVGKVTRAQVREIAETKAADMTGSDIEAMTRSIEGTARSMGLVVED; this is translated from the coding sequence ATGGCTAAGAAAGTACAAGCCTACGTCAAACTGCAAGTTTCTGCAGGTATGGCTAACCCAAGTCCACCAGTTGGTCCAGCACTGGGCCAGCAGGGTGTTAACATCATGGAATTCTGTAAAGCGTTTAACGCCAAAACAGAAAGCCTGGAAAAGGGTCTGCCGATTCCGGTTGTTATCACCGTTTATTCTGACCGTTCTTTCACCTTTATCACTAAAACCCCGCCAGCAGCAGTTCTGCTGAAAAAAGCGGCTGGTATTAAATCTGGTTCCGGTAAGCCGAACAAAGATAAAGTTGGTAAAGTAACTCGTGCTCAGGTACGTGAAATCGCAGAAACCAAAGCTGCGGACATGACTGGTTCTGACATTGAAGCGATGACTCGCTCAATCGAAGGTACTGCTCGTTCCATGGGCCTGGTAGTGGAGGACTAA
- the nusG gene encoding transcription termination/antitermination protein NusG, with translation MSEAPKKRWYVVQAFSGFEGRVAQSLREHIKLHNMEELFGDVMVPTEEVVEIRGGQRRKSERKFFPGYVLVQMVMNDASWHLVRSVPRVMGFIGGTSDRPAPISDKEVDAIMNRLQQVGDKPRPKTLFEPGEMVRVNDGPFADFNGVVEEVDYEKSRLKVSVSIFGRATPVELDFGQVEKG, from the coding sequence ATGTCTGAAGCTCCAAAAAAGCGCTGGTACGTCGTTCAGGCGTTTTCCGGTTTTGAAGGCCGCGTAGCACAATCGCTGCGCGAGCATATCAAGTTACACAACATGGAAGAGCTGTTTGGCGATGTCATGGTTCCAACCGAAGAAGTGGTTGAGATCCGTGGTGGTCAGCGTCGTAAAAGCGAGCGCAAGTTCTTCCCTGGTTACGTTCTGGTTCAGATGGTCATGAACGATGCAAGCTGGCACTTAGTGCGTAGCGTGCCGCGTGTCATGGGCTTCATCGGCGGAACATCAGATCGCCCGGCACCGATTAGCGATAAAGAAGTCGATGCGATCATGAACCGCTTACAACAAGTTGGCGATAAGCCACGTCCGAAAACCTTGTTCGAACCAGGCGAAATGGTGCGCGTCAACGACGGCCCGTTTGCCGACTTCAACGGTGTGGTCGAGGAAGTGGATTACGAAAAAAGCCGCCTGAAAGTGTCAGTCTCCATCTTTGGCCGTGCAACGCCAGTGGAACTCGACTTTGGTCAGGTTGAAAAAGGCTGA
- the secE gene encoding preprotein translocase subunit SecE — MSANTEAQRSGRGLEAIKWLVVAILLIVAIVGNYYYREITLPVRALAVVVLIAAAGGIALLTTKGKATVAFAREARTEVRKVIWPTRQETLHTTLIVAAVTAVMSLILWGLDGILVRLVSFITGLRF, encoded by the coding sequence ATGAGTGCTAATACCGAAGCTCAACGGAGCGGGCGCGGCCTGGAAGCGATAAAGTGGTTAGTCGTTGCCATTTTGCTTATCGTGGCAATCGTAGGTAACTACTACTATCGCGAAATTACATTGCCGGTACGTGCGCTGGCCGTTGTGGTGCTGATTGCCGCAGCGGGTGGCATTGCGCTGCTGACGACGAAAGGTAAAGCTACGGTGGCTTTTGCTCGTGAAGCAAGAACTGAAGTCCGTAAAGTCATTTGGCCTACTCGTCAGGAAACGTTGCATACCACCTTAATCGTTGCCGCGGTTACTGCCGTGATGTCACTGATTTTGTGGGGGCTGGATGGTATTCTGGTCCGTCTGGTATCGTTTATCACTGGCCTGAGGTTCTGA
- the tuf gene encoding elongation factor Tu: MSKEKFERSKPHVNVGTIGHVDHGKTTLTAAITTVLAKTYGGSARAFDQIDNAPEEKARGITINTSHVEYDTPTRHYAHVDCPGHADYVKNMITGAAQMDGAILVVAATDGPMPQTREHILLGRQVGVPYIIVFLNKCDMVDDEELLELVEMEVRELLSAYDFPGDDLPIVRGSALKALQGEAEWEEKIVELAGYLDSYIPEPERAIDKPFLLPIEDVFSISGRGTVVTGRVERGIVKVGEEVEIVGIKDTVKSTCTGVEMFRKLLDEGRAGENVGVLLRGIKREDIERGQVLAKPGSIKPHTTFDSEVYILSKDEGGRHTPFFKGYRPQFYFRTTDVTGTIELPEGVEMVMPGDNVNMKVTLIHPIAMDDGLRFAIREGGRTVGAGVVAKVIA; the protein is encoded by the coding sequence ATGTCTAAAGAAAAATTTGAACGTTCAAAACCGCACGTCAACGTCGGTACTATCGGCCACGTTGACCATGGTAAAACTACCCTGACTGCAGCTATCACCACCGTACTGGCTAAAACCTACGGCGGTTCTGCTCGTGCATTCGACCAGATCGATAACGCGCCAGAAGAAAAAGCTCGTGGTATCACCATCAACACCTCTCACGTTGAGTATGACACCCCGACTCGCCACTACGCGCACGTTGACTGCCCGGGACACGCCGACTACGTCAAAAACATGATCACCGGTGCTGCTCAGATGGACGGCGCTATCCTGGTTGTTGCTGCGACTGATGGCCCAATGCCTCAGACCCGTGAGCACATCCTGCTGGGTCGCCAGGTTGGCGTTCCTTACATCATCGTGTTCCTGAACAAATGTGACATGGTTGATGACGAAGAGCTGCTGGAACTGGTTGAGATGGAAGTTCGTGAACTGCTGTCTGCATACGATTTCCCAGGCGACGATCTGCCGATCGTTCGTGGTTCTGCTCTGAAAGCGCTGCAAGGCGAAGCTGAGTGGGAAGAGAAAATCGTTGAGCTGGCAGGTTACCTGGATTCTTACATCCCAGAGCCAGAGCGTGCGATTGATAAGCCATTCCTGCTGCCTATCGAAGACGTATTCTCCATCTCCGGCCGTGGTACTGTTGTTACCGGTCGTGTAGAGCGCGGTATCGTTAAAGTTGGTGAAGAAGTTGAAATCGTTGGTATCAAAGATACCGTGAAATCTACTTGTACCGGCGTTGAAATGTTCCGCAAACTGCTGGACGAAGGCCGTGCTGGTGAGAACGTTGGTGTTCTGCTGCGTGGTATCAAACGTGAAGACATCGAACGTGGTCAGGTTCTGGCTAAGCCAGGCTCAATCAAGCCGCACACCACTTTCGATTCAGAAGTTTACATCCTGTCTAAAGATGAAGGCGGCCGTCATACTCCGTTCTTCAAAGGCTACCGTCCACAGTTCTACTTCCGTACTACTGACGTGACCGGTACCATCGAACTGCCAGAAGGCGTTGAGATGGTAATGCCAGGCGACAACGTAAACATGAAAGTTACCCTGATCCACCCAATCGCGATGGATGACGGTCTGCGTTTCGCAATCCGTGAAGGCGGCCGTACTGTTGGTGCGGGTGTTGTTGCTAAAGTTATCGCTTAA
- a CDS encoding GNAT family N-acetyltransferase: MKIILLNAATLPMYRSELASLLMDAVASNASVGYQQRLTREAAESYFHSLRSGIAKGERQLWIARDAQGVRGSIQLEICQKPDGQNRAEIHKLLVHSRVRRQGTAKMLIAALERSAHDQQRGLLCLNTRAGSASEAFWRAQGYHCLGEIPDFASSPDGYFHASVIYYKRLFAVNQLIPSIAS, translated from the coding sequence ATGAAAATTATCTTGCTCAATGCTGCCACCTTACCGATGTATCGTAGCGAGTTGGCCAGTCTGTTAATGGATGCTGTCGCCAGTAATGCTTCCGTAGGTTATCAGCAACGATTAACGCGCGAAGCCGCGGAGAGTTACTTTCATAGCCTGCGCTCCGGGATCGCCAAAGGCGAACGGCAGCTGTGGATTGCCCGTGACGCACAAGGAGTGCGCGGCAGCATCCAGCTGGAGATCTGTCAAAAGCCAGATGGTCAGAACCGCGCAGAGATTCATAAACTGCTGGTGCACTCGCGCGTCAGACGTCAGGGCACGGCCAAAATGCTGATCGCCGCCCTTGAGCGCAGCGCACATGATCAGCAGCGCGGCTTGCTCTGCCTGAATACGCGGGCAGGTTCAGCTTCTGAAGCTTTCTGGCGCGCCCAGGGTTATCACTGCCTCGGTGAAATTCCCGATTTCGCCAGCTCCCCCGATGGCTATTTCCATGCGTCGGTGATCTATTACAAGAGACTGTTTGCCGTTAACCAGCTGATTCCTTCAATTGCCAGTTAA
- the coaA gene encoding type I pantothenate kinase: MSKKDSLVTTPYLEFDRTQWAALRDSVPMTLSEVEIAQLKGINEDLSLEEVAEIYLPLSRLLNFYISSNVRRQAVLEQFLGTNGQKVPYIISIAGSVAVGKSTTARVLQALLSRWPEHRRVELITTDGFLHPNDVLKERGLMKKKGFPQSYDMHRLVNFVSDLKSGSSQVTAPVYSHLIYDVIPDGDKVVQQPDILILEGLNVLQTGMDYPHDPHHVFVSDFVDFSIYVDAPEELLERWYINRFLKFRQGAFTDPDSYFHHYAQLSEQEAVNIAMQLWKEINWLNLKQNILPTRERASLIMTKSADHAVECVRLRK, translated from the coding sequence ATGAGCAAAAAAGATTCCCTGGTGACTACGCCCTACTTAGAGTTCGACAGAACCCAATGGGCAGCATTACGTGACTCCGTGCCAATGACGCTTTCAGAAGTAGAAATTGCACAACTGAAAGGTATTAACGAAGATCTTTCGCTGGAAGAAGTGGCCGAGATCTATCTGCCTCTGTCACGTTTGCTGAATTTTTATATCAGTTCCAACGTGCGTCGTCAGGCGGTGCTCGAACAGTTTCTGGGCACTAATGGCCAGAAGGTTCCTTATATTATCAGCATTGCCGGCAGCGTTGCCGTCGGCAAAAGCACCACAGCACGCGTGCTGCAGGCGCTGCTGAGCCGTTGGCCAGAACACAGACGCGTCGAACTGATTACTACCGACGGCTTTTTGCACCCTAATGACGTGCTGAAAGAGCGTGGGTTGATGAAGAAAAAGGGATTTCCACAATCCTATGATATGCATCGCCTGGTCAATTTTGTTTCTGACCTGAAATCAGGCTCCTCACAGGTTACCGCGCCGGTCTATTCGCATCTGATTTATGATGTGATCCCCGATGGGGATAAAGTGGTACAGCAACCCGATATCCTGATTCTCGAGGGCCTGAACGTATTACAGACCGGAATGGATTATCCGCACGATCCGCATCATGTCTTCGTCTCTGACTTTGTCGATTTCTCAATCTATGTTGATGCGCCAGAAGAGTTGCTGGAAAGATGGTATATCAATCGCTTCCTGAAATTCCGCCAGGGCGCATTTACCGATCCTGACTCCTATTTTCATCACTATGCTCAGCTCTCTGAGCAGGAAGCAGTTAATATCGCGATGCAGTTATGGAAAGAGATTAACTGGCTGAACCTTAAGCAAAATATCTTGCCCACTCGTGAACGCGCCAGCCTGATTATGACCAAAAGCGCCGATCATGCCGTGGAATGCGTACGATTGCGTAAATAG
- a CDS encoding MrpH family fimbial adhesin produces the protein MLIKLIGTMIILLNLFMQQVRAGAYVFPLSFDNLQVVHRLAGWEENETDLNPCYKWPSCYVGLDVMYRSHAPSMYSSCALNNNCLRIEKLRTRREVMEAWRHAKGIPYTGVFNVESRQATCVGMFYIDQPQHPTPETRSAVKFPGSVCGELPPENQSCHVILPLEINFGVLSSVQINDTAQEITGQLYCSLAGTVSVFAESLLGERQIYFDGARRNFYSTLAIDNQDAWDGVTFTLQGNNVRQSFTLKATLGAKSLPQAGNYTASGIIYISYL, from the coding sequence ATGTTAATCAAATTAATCGGGACGATGATTATCCTGCTGAATCTGTTTATGCAGCAGGTGAGGGCGGGGGCTTATGTCTTTCCTCTCTCGTTCGACAATCTCCAGGTCGTTCATCGTTTGGCAGGGTGGGAGGAAAACGAAACTGATCTAAATCCCTGCTATAAGTGGCCAAGTTGTTATGTCGGCCTGGACGTTATGTATCGTTCGCACGCACCGAGTATGTATTCATCCTGCGCACTGAATAATAACTGTCTTCGTATTGAAAAACTGCGTACCCGCAGAGAGGTGATGGAAGCGTGGCGACATGCAAAAGGTATCCCATATACCGGTGTGTTTAACGTCGAAAGTCGACAAGCCACTTGTGTCGGGATGTTCTACATCGATCAACCTCAGCACCCCACACCAGAGACCCGCAGCGCCGTAAAGTTTCCGGGATCGGTATGCGGTGAGCTGCCGCCGGAGAATCAGTCATGCCACGTTATTCTGCCGCTGGAAATTAATTTTGGCGTGCTGAGTAGCGTGCAGATTAATGATACTGCTCAGGAAATTACCGGGCAGTTATACTGCTCATTGGCCGGAACGGTCAGCGTGTTTGCTGAATCGCTGTTGGGAGAGCGCCAAATCTATTTTGATGGTGCCAGGCGAAATTTTTACAGCACCCTGGCTATTGATAATCAGGATGCGTGGGATGGCGTAACATTTACGCTGCAGGGCAACAACGTGCGACAAAGTTTTACTTTGAAAGCCACTCTCGGAGCCAAAAGCCTGCCGCAGGCGGGAAATTACACCGCCAGCGGCATTATTTATATCTCTTACCTGTAA
- a CDS encoding fimbrial protein yields MMIDPPGVKHRQPCKKNGSWLVRILLLCSASVVAVIFTVWSVAHALPQQNLTLRVVLITPACIINQGQQIAVDFGDNLNAENVDGQHYRQNIDFQLDCPGAPLASMVTLTLTGAVSPFDITALDTNMPDLAIRVLLDGAPLEINKPVSIDIGQPPLLQAVPVKRQGTVLARGQIRATATLRAAYL; encoded by the coding sequence ATGATGATCGATCCCCCCGGAGTTAAGCACAGGCAGCCATGCAAAAAAAACGGCAGCTGGCTGGTAAGAATCCTGTTGCTCTGCAGTGCATCGGTTGTCGCGGTCATTTTTACCGTGTGGAGTGTTGCGCATGCGCTCCCGCAGCAAAATTTAACGCTGCGTGTGGTGCTGATTACTCCTGCCTGCATCATTAATCAGGGCCAGCAGATAGCGGTCGATTTTGGCGATAACCTTAACGCGGAAAACGTCGACGGGCAGCATTATCGGCAAAATATCGATTTTCAGCTGGACTGCCCCGGTGCCCCCTTAGCCTCAATGGTGACATTGACGCTGACTGGGGCAGTCAGCCCTTTTGATATCACCGCACTGGATACCAACATGCCGGATTTGGCAATAAGAGTATTGCTGGATGGGGCGCCACTGGAGATTAACAAACCGGTATCGATAGATATTGGCCAGCCACCGCTGCTGCAAGCGGTGCCGGTTAAGCGTCAAGGGACGGTGCTGGCGCGCGGTCAGATCAGGGCCACCGCCACTCTGCGTGCAGCTTACCTATAG
- a CDS encoding fimbria/pilus periplasmic chaperone, translated as MKLNLPGCTMVVALLVNLNIPTAVAAIALDRTRVIYNAGDRAISLSISNENKQLPFLAQGWLTDEQGEKNSLPLVVLPPVQRVEPGERSQIKIQALAAAERLPQDRESLFYFNLREIPPRSDKPNTLQIALQTSIKLFYRPTAIVPGDAERLTPWQQQLMLTRLDDRYQIDNPTPYFITLVDARSNHNNTTATGFAPLMIAPRDKSWLGGSLSSLGSAPVLTYVNDYGGRVELKFRCEADRCRVAKQSQ; from the coding sequence ATGAAACTCAATTTGCCCGGCTGCACCATGGTCGTCGCCTTGCTGGTGAACCTGAATATACCCACTGCAGTGGCTGCTATTGCGCTCGACCGCACCAGAGTTATCTATAACGCCGGCGACAGGGCGATCAGCCTCAGTATCAGTAACGAAAATAAGCAATTGCCCTTTTTAGCTCAGGGCTGGCTAACCGATGAGCAGGGAGAAAAAAATAGCTTGCCATTAGTGGTGCTGCCTCCGGTTCAACGCGTTGAGCCAGGTGAAAGAAGCCAGATAAAAATACAGGCGCTAGCGGCCGCCGAACGGCTGCCGCAGGATCGCGAGAGCCTTTTCTATTTTAATCTGCGTGAAATTCCGCCGCGTAGCGACAAGCCGAATACTTTACAAATTGCGCTGCAAACCAGCATTAAGCTGTTTTATCGGCCAACCGCGATTGTGCCCGGTGATGCGGAGCGGCTGACGCCGTGGCAGCAGCAGCTGATGCTGACCCGGCTCGACGATCGCTATCAGATCGATAATCCGACGCCTTACTTCATTACGCTGGTAGATGCGAGGAGCAATCATAACAACACTACGGCGACGGGATTTGCACCACTAATGATTGCACCACGAGATAAATCATGGCTGGGAGGTTCGCTATCCAGCCTGGGCTCAGCGCCGGTGCTGACTTACGTTAATGACTACGGTGGGCGCGTTGAGTTGAAATTTCGCTGTGAGGCAGACCGATGCCGGGTGGCGAAGCAGAGCCAATGA
- a CDS encoding outer membrane usher protein has translation MSNKKNGRFAAVGCLPKAILIGFLLDSLPAEANEIRFNTDVMDVKDRGNIDFAQFSRRGFILPGSYQMSIMINRHELPEQNIDFYPLDDNPEDSQACLTHNDVVAFAIKPNLLDRLTWWHRGECLDISSIAGMEVRGDLGQGVLTVKIPQNWLEFQTADWDPPSRWDDGIAGVLLDYNLNIQAAEQHRYATQSYAISGNGVTGANLDAWRLRAEWQGRYDEKKPGGEGRQYEVDWSRYYAWRALPSLRARLTLGEDNLDSAIFDSFRFTGASLNSDDSMLPPGLRGYAAEVTGVARTNALVVISQQNRILYETQVPAGPFRIQEISDAVAGKLDVRVEEQDGSIQHFQTDTAAIPFLTRPGMVRYKLATGRPSLFTHHLTDPLFTSAEISWGIANGWSAYGGSILGGEYQAVSAGIGRDLSVLGALSVDSTLSRAYVSDDYSLSGESLRLNYSKRFESSASQLSFAGYRFSDRDFMTMSDYLLAKHENLLNPHGKQLYTLTFKQQLMRWKLDAYLNYSHQSYWNRPHSERYDLTLARVFDLTGWKNISVSLAVYRNKFSDRADDGGWISFALPWGAKSTLSSNLSRNNQQFEQSVGYFSNIDEQRNYQLSVGNTPQGGAIGGFYNHVGNSAQLSASAGYQPGQYRSVGLSAQGGATLTAEGGAWHRVSASGGTRLLVDVDGIADVPIRGYGSPVRSNTFGKAVLTDMHSYYRNRVRIDVEALPDDIEATRSVVQATLTEGAIGYRKFNVIAGQKAMVNIRLDKGDFPPFGALLRNEKLQQTGMVSDEGNAWLSGVRPGARMSVEWANSVQCYIQIPHSLSDQPLSALSLPCRRWQGGAG, from the coding sequence ATGAGTAATAAAAAAAATGGCCGTTTTGCTGCTGTTGGTTGCCTGCCGAAGGCGATATTAATTGGTTTTTTACTAGATAGCTTACCCGCAGAGGCAAATGAAATTCGTTTCAACACGGATGTGATGGATGTAAAGGACAGGGGGAATATCGATTTTGCGCAGTTTTCTCGCCGTGGATTTATTTTACCCGGGAGCTATCAAATGTCCATTATGATCAATCGCCATGAATTACCCGAGCAGAACATTGATTTCTATCCTCTTGATGATAACCCAGAGGATAGCCAGGCTTGTCTGACCCACAACGATGTAGTGGCGTTTGCCATTAAACCCAATCTGTTGGACCGGCTGACCTGGTGGCACCGGGGTGAGTGCCTGGATATTTCGAGTATTGCCGGGATGGAGGTGCGGGGCGATTTGGGGCAGGGCGTACTGACCGTGAAAATTCCGCAAAACTGGCTGGAATTTCAGACTGCTGACTGGGATCCGCCTTCGCGCTGGGACGACGGCATTGCGGGTGTACTGCTGGATTATAATCTGAATATACAGGCCGCTGAACAGCATCGTTACGCCACGCAGAGTTACGCTATCAGTGGCAATGGCGTCACCGGCGCTAACCTTGATGCATGGCGCCTGCGTGCTGAGTGGCAAGGCCGCTATGATGAGAAAAAACCGGGCGGGGAAGGCCGTCAGTATGAGGTCGACTGGAGTCGCTACTATGCCTGGCGCGCACTACCCAGCCTGCGTGCGCGTCTGACGCTGGGAGAAGATAACCTCGATTCAGCTATTTTTGATAGTTTCCGCTTTACTGGCGCAAGTTTGAATTCAGACGACAGTATGTTACCGCCGGGTTTACGAGGCTATGCCGCTGAAGTTACCGGAGTAGCGCGAACTAATGCTTTGGTGGTGATTAGCCAGCAAAATCGTATTTTGTACGAAACTCAGGTACCTGCTGGCCCTTTTCGTATTCAGGAAATCAGTGATGCGGTGGCGGGTAAGCTGGATGTGCGTGTTGAAGAGCAGGATGGCAGTATTCAGCACTTTCAAACTGATACCGCGGCGATACCGTTCCTGACTCGTCCGGGCATGGTGCGTTACAAACTGGCTACCGGAAGGCCTTCGCTATTTACACATCATCTCACCGATCCACTGTTTACCAGTGCAGAAATATCATGGGGTATTGCTAATGGCTGGTCAGCTTATGGTGGCAGTATTCTTGGAGGAGAGTATCAGGCAGTGTCGGCGGGTATTGGACGTGATTTGTCTGTCCTCGGCGCATTATCTGTTGATAGCACCCTGTCGCGTGCATACGTCTCTGATGATTACAGCCTGAGCGGGGAATCCCTGCGTCTTAATTATTCCAAACGTTTTGAATCATCAGCCAGCCAGTTAAGCTTTGCCGGCTATCGTTTTTCCGATCGCGATTTTATGACGATGTCGGATTATCTGTTGGCAAAGCATGAGAATTTACTCAATCCTCACGGCAAGCAGCTCTATACACTCACCTTTAAGCAGCAGCTGATGCGCTGGAAACTGGATGCCTACCTGAATTACAGCCATCAGAGTTACTGGAATCGTCCTCACAGCGAACGATATGACCTGACCTTAGCCCGCGTTTTCGATCTGACCGGCTGGAAAAATATCAGCGTATCGCTGGCCGTTTATCGCAATAAGTTCAGTGATCGCGCCGATGATGGTGGCTGGATCTCATTCGCGCTGCCCTGGGGCGCGAAATCGACACTCAGTTCTAACCTTTCTCGCAATAATCAACAGTTCGAGCAAAGCGTTGGTTATTTCAGCAATATCGACGAGCAGCGTAACTATCAGCTGAGTGTTGGCAACACGCCTCAAGGCGGAGCAATCGGTGGCTTCTATAACCATGTGGGGAATAGTGCGCAACTGAGCGCCAGTGCTGGCTATCAACCAGGGCAGTATCGCTCTGTTGGATTATCGGCGCAGGGGGGCGCAACCCTGACGGCAGAAGGAGGGGCGTGGCATCGCGTTTCGGCATCGGGTGGTACCCGGCTGCTGGTTGATGTGGATGGAATTGCTGATGTACCGATAAGAGGATATGGCAGCCCGGTCAGGAGCAATACTTTTGGAAAGGCGGTGTTGACGGATATGCACAGCTATTACCGAAACCGCGTCCGCATTGATGTTGAAGCGCTGCCTGATGATATTGAAGCAACCCGATCGGTGGTACAGGCCACTCTGACGGAAGGTGCTATCGGTTATCGCAAATTCAATGTCATTGCCGGTCAGAAAGCGATGGTCAATATCCGCCTCGATAAGGGGGATTTTCCGCCATTTGGGGCATTGCTACGCAATGAGAAATTGCAGCAGACCGGTATGGTCAGCGATGAGGGCAATGCCTGGCTGAGTGGAGTTCGGCCCGGAGCACGAATGTCGGTCGAGTGGGCCAATAGCGTTCAGTGCTATATACAAATACCGCATTCGTTATCAGATCAGCCGTTATCAGCGTTGAGTCTGCCCTGCCGTCGATGGCAGGGTGGTGCTGGATAG